CAGGTGCTTAAATTTGTAACCACATCTACCCTGCTGGCTAAATGAATAGACCAGTTCAGTAAAGTCCAAGAGCAGGCCGCGGGCCTGTAACTTGCAACAGCGACGACAGTAGCAGCGTTGTGGCAGCGGCGCGTTTGTTAAATGcaacgaaaacaaagcaaagtaaTAATTTCCAAAGTTCTGACGTTGCTTCTTCCACTATCTACACAGCATTCTGGCGCAGTTCGCCGCCCCCGCTTCCCCTTGCCTAGCACTTCGTTCTTCGCTGATGCACTTAAATATGTAttctgtatttttaatatggcCATTACTTTGCTCTAAATAAAGAATggaaaatatggaaaattgAATGGCCGACAGTAgactaaaaaattaaataatacttgcCGTTGCCGGTTGCCTTTTCTTACTTTGATccaagaaacaaaagaaaatggcGTCTGGGAAAAAAGCAACTTGAATCTTGAAATAACTCTGCCGTTTGACAAAGTGAACTTTGAATTTCCCAAAGACCTAAGAATTGTATTTGAGCTCAGCAGGAATAGCAACAGGAGCAGAAGCTGATGCCTAAGCCTTTAGCTGTCAGACGAACGGAGTATAATAATAAGCATAATAATGCTTGTCtcaaattcatattttcttctacgttattttttttgtcgcaCAAAAGCCACGCGGATATCTAAATAAAATAGCTCAGCGTTTTACATTCTGCTCAACGGCTCAGTGAAGTTTGTCTAAGTTGGCAGCGCAACGAGTTCGTTCCCCAAGTTAAAGGTGTAAGAGGTATCTATGAACTGGCAGCAAGCAGATCTTCGGGTTGAGCTGTGTCGCTGCTTTGAATGCTCTCTGGCTGCTTGGGGGATTTATGTTGTGAAAAGTGAAACATAAGCACACTGGATTGCAGCGACTTTAGCAggccaacaataacaaccacacatacatactcgCATACACGGTGGTGGTAGTACTTATCGTGTATGGATAGGTAGTAGTAGTGGTAGCTGCTTGTGCTATATAAAAGCAACGACACGTGCCATTTCATGAGGTAGCTGCATAAACGCTGAGCGGCATCATTCGAACCCAATCCCCTCCCCTTCTGAATCCACAATGCCAGAAATACCTAAAAGATAGCTAGCAGATATATGAAGTTGAAATGagttcaaaaatgtttatatccGTTGCAATTGCCGGCATGGAGCGCTCACGGATCATAAATCGTACAAAAATGCGCTGGCAAATATTGCGGAAAGTGCgcaaaaataagtaagaaatcGACAATAAGCACAGGAAATAAGCAGAGCACTTGAGCACATAAATACAAGTATATGCCACCGTATCCTAGttatgcacatacacacacacacacacgttcaaCCTAAATATACTGCGAGTGGCAAGATATATGCTGTAGATTTTGTGGTCTGTTCACCGTTCACCGTTCACCTGAGCTGTCTGACATGTTAGGCCTGCAGTTGAGCCACGGTGCTCCTAAGGCTAGTGAATGATTCAACTGTTTAGGCACAAGCCaactacatttttaattgacttcAGCATAAGTTGGGTTACACATGAAACACAAATgcacaatgaaaataaaccgaagcacaaaaataaacttgacTTTAAGGGGCGAGCACAAAGAAGGTATCTTTAAAAGTTCTCTACTTGCTCATCGCGactataaaactattttttttttgtatgtacatacgagtatatagAATTTTCGTGTTATCTTTCGATTGACCCTCGTGACATAATTTTTCACCCCACAATaacaaatgtaataaaagtaCAACTAAACACAAGAGCAAATAGcatttaaactttttctttgctgaatgctgaatgctgGATGCTGGCCACTGCTCTGcatataagtatgtgtgtgtgtttcactCGAACCGACTTTGCACAGTTATGAAAGTTGAATTTGATATTTGTGCCAACGGGTTGTACATAATTATGAATTTGAGGTGTCAAAACTAACCAAAGTTTCGGTGGTGTTTTTGAGTGGGGAATTGCTTTGATATATGAACAAGTCATGTGTGGTAATTAGAGTGGTTGCAACTTAtgatttgtttacattattgTTAATTAACATTTGGCTATGAAAAGTTCTTACGAGCCAccaacaaataattatatactaGACTGaactttaaattgcttttatttcatatGTACAAATGAACTATCGCTTTGAGCTCACAAATATTCGAAGCAAGCACACATTTAAAggaattatttataaacatgtGGGAAAGTTATCGTGGAGTGcattcgactgtgagatacctgctacacattttaaataaaattacatatgagacacatacaaacataccgaaaatataGTAATCGCAATTATTTTCTAGACTGaactttaaattgcttttatttcataCGAATTATCTATCGCTTTGAGATTGCGAATATTCGTAGCAAGCCCTAATCACATTTTAATCATGTGGGAAAGTGTGTAGCGGGTACATCACACCGGCTACACACTTGACTAAAATCATCTAATTTTATACTATACTGAACTTTAAATTGCTGATATACGGATACAGactattgcaaaaatataccaacaatacggaaaaatagtatatttggtattaaaataaatacaatgcataaaaaacatttttaactaTAAACTGTCtttcaaacatattttaagcagtcattaaaatctaaatatattattatacaaactTATTAACGTAAAGTCAAAAACTCAAATAAACAGACATGTCCGTATGGTGctaagaataaatatattttatagatcAGTGTTGCTTTTTTCTGTCTCTTACATTCGATTATCAAAAGTGCATTATACACTTCGgctctatgggtagcgggtataaaaatttacTGATAATCAAGTCAgagtaaataatttttatgaagGAGCAAAGATGCGCTCATCTATCTCACTTAAAGCTCTCTTGTTCTTGATTTATGAAATCAGTCTCTGTTAAGCTAAAGCCACAATCACAACATCAAAATGCGGAATTTTCTAACATGTATTTTATTGACGTGTTTATATCAAAGAGTTATCTCAAATCTGCATTCGGAATATGCAGACGATTTGGTAAgtcaataaagaaatattatcaTCATTATTTTGTAATCATTGAATTCGCACTTTCTCAATCGTAATTCGATTTCATTGTTAACTTATTGACACATAACACTTAAATGTTTATTCATTACTTATTTGCTTATAGAACTGTGCGGTCGCTAAACGATTGGAAAATCAATGTGCCTCTTATTGCTATCAGGTTATCAAGCCTTTTATACAGATAACCCATGAATGTCATCAAAAAGATGCAAAGATTGCGGATCTCATCGAACAGTTGGCTAAATACAAAGCAGCTGAATCGCAAAACAAAGAGCTACTCGAAATAACAGCGAATCTGGTTGATATCAAGGAAATGATTTCCGAAATGAAAACTCAATTGAATAAAAGTCATAACGTCCAAGAAAACGaacacaatacacaaaatacaTTGAATAGTGGTCTTAAAATGATTAAAGTGCCGGGTCTTGAAGTATTTCCAGTTCTTTACAACAACCACATTGCAGGacctggatggattgtaatacaacaGCGGTTAAATGGCGACCAAAGTTTTTACCGTGATTGGGCTGCCTATCGCGAGGGATTTGGTGACATCACCGAGAATGGGGAGTTTTTCATC
This is a stretch of genomic DNA from Drosophila albomicans strain 15112-1751.03 chromosome 3, ASM965048v2, whole genome shotgun sequence. It encodes these proteins:
- the LOC117571439 gene encoding ficolin-1-like, whose protein sequence is MRNFLTCILLTCLYQRVISNLHSEYADDLNCAVAKRLENQCASYCYQVIKPFIQITHECHQKDAKIADLIEQLAKYKAAESQNKELLEITANLVDIKEMISEMKTQLNKSHNVQENEHNTQNTLNSGLKMIKVPGLEVFPVLYNNHIAGPGWIVIQQRLNGDQSFYRDWAAYREGFGDITENGEFFIGLEKLHRMLSTNQPNELYIRMEHVNKIVRIAHYDNFNVGDEVSGYKLLSLGKHLGNSTDALRRNEKMKFTTFDRDNDAHISSNCAQIQNDGWWHAACSDSNLNGIYNDAKHCIYWNSAKLKTNGDCLTSVQILIKPKITLD